A single genomic interval of Cucumis sativus cultivar 9930 chromosome 7, Cucumber_9930_V3, whole genome shotgun sequence harbors:
- the LOC101206675 gene encoding methyltransferase N6AMT1, giving the protein MSSFRTAQIPLVSSHREVYEPCDDSFALVDALLADQVKLLNHHPTLCLEFGCGSGYVITSLALILGKEASATHYIATDINPHAIRVTQETLEAHGLHAELVCTDIASGLEKRLAGSVDVLVVNPPYVPTPEDEVGQDGIASAWAGGENGRSVIDRILPVADVLLSDKGWLYMVTLTANNPAQICLQMREKGYASRIVVQRSTEEESLHVIKFWKDADLQVDGKDSTHKTGPGKVVESLISQLPRLSFWRNNSNTSR; this is encoded by the coding sequence ATGTCCTCTTTCAGAACTGCACAAATTCCCCTAGTGAGCTCTCATCGTGAGGTTTATGAACCCTGTGATGATTCGTTTGCTTTGGTTGATGCACTGTTAGCTGATCaagttaaattgttaaatcATCATCCAACATTGTGCTTGGAATTTGGTTGTGGTAGTGGCTATGTTATAACATCGCTTGCTCTTATTCTGGGAAAGGAAGCTTCTGCAACCCATTATATTGCTACAGACATCAATCCTCATGCAATTAGAGTCACTCAGGAGACTCTAGAAGCACATGGGCTTCATGCAGAGTTGGTATGCACTGACATTGCATCTGGTTTGGAGAAACGACTGGCTGGATCAGTTGATGTGTTGGTTGTGAATCCACCCTATGTTCCAACCCCAGAGGACGAAGTGGGTCAGGATGGAATTGCTTCTGCTTGGGCGGGAGGGGAAAATGGTCGCAGTGTCATTGACAGGATATTGCCTGTTGCTGATGTTCTTCTGTCTGATAAAGGCTGGTTGTACATGGTTACTCTTACAGCAAATAATCCCGCTCAGATATGCCttcaaatgagagaaaaaggaTATGCTAGTAGAATTGTTGTGCAGAGATCAACTGAAGAAGAGAGCCTTCACGTGATAAAGTTTTGGAAGGATGCTGATCTCCAAGTTGATGGAAAAGATTCAACACATAAAACAGGGCCTGGAAAGGTTGTCGAGTCTCTAATTTCACAACTTCCTCGTCTCTCGTTTTGGAGAAACAACAGCAACACTAGCAGATGA
- the LOC101206919 gene encoding probable protein S-acyltransferase 23, translating to MASSEIEVVASPNPRSQTNTEVAIVDVYSASAYGDFQKVRSFVEDHGASLLVPDSNGYYALQWAALNNFPDIVQYIIEHGADVNSCDKLQQTALHWAAVRGSIMAADVLLLNGARVEAADINGYRAVHVAAQYGQTAFLNHIVAKFHADFDVPDNEGRSPLHWAAYKGFADTIRLLLFRDASQERQDKEGCTPLHWAAIGGSVEACTVLVHAGTKKELLIKDNAGYTPFQLATDKGHRQIAHILSKAQRTHRSHLGAKLCTRKIENFGYAPILLCVIIILVILFINSVLAGSNLAKVTAVIGLWAWTALCLAFVSLLMFYRCSSKDPGYIKRPGELGNPTNTEDPLLSIDLNNSSVWVGNWSQLCPTCKIIRPVRSKHCPTCNRCVEQFDHHCPWISNCVGKRNKRDFFVFICLGTLTSFLSGYIAIQRIFTVPSAVPTGETWFHHAVVHYPGIITFLFLDAIIFIAATTLTVAQASQIARNITTNELSNAIRYGYLRGPDGKFRNPYNHGCRKNCSDFLIQGHTDDEIAWPPLQRAVS from the exons ATGGCTTCGTCTGAGATTGAGGTCGTAGCATCACCCAACCCAAGATCTCAGACAAACACTGAAGTTGCCATCGTGGACGTTTACTCTGCTTCTGCTTATGGTGACTTCCAGAAAGTGAGGAGTTTCGTTGAAGACCATGGAGCTTCTCTTTTGGTTCCTGATTCCAATGGGTACTATGCTCTGCAATGGGCTGCTCTAAACAACTTCCCCGATATCGTCCAGTACATCATTGAg CATGGAGCAGACGTTAATTCCTGTGACAAATTGCAGCAGACAGCACTTCACTGGGCAGCTGTTCGGGGTTCAATCATGGCTGCAGATGTCCTCCTGCTGAATGGAGCTCGAGTGGAGGCAGCTGATATAAATGGGTATCGG GCAGTTCATGTTGCTGCTCAATACGGACAAACTGCATTCTTGAATCACATTGTTGCCAAATTCCATGCTGACTTTGACGTTCCTGATAATGAAGGGAGGAGTCCTCTTCATTG GGCTGCATACAAAGGATTTGCAGATACAATTAGACTTCTTTTATTCAGAGATGCAAGCCAAGAAAGACAGGATAAAGAAG GCTGTACCCCTTTGCATTGGGCTGCAATAGGAGGAAGCGTGGAGGCATGCACTGTTCTTGTGCATGCAGgaacaaagaaagaattgTTGATCAAAGACAATGCCGGTTATACACCTTTTCAACTCGCAACTGATAAAGGTCATCGGCAAATTGCTCATATCCTC tCTAAAGCACAACGGACGCATCGCAGCCACTTGGGAGCAAAATTGTGCACTAGgaagattgaaaattttggttatgcCCCTATTTTACTATGTGTCATCATTATTCTGGTGATCCTCTTCATCAACTCAGTTCTTGCAG GCTCTAATCTTGCGAAGGTTACTGCCGTTATTGGGCTTTGGGCGTGGACTGCCCTCTGTTTGGCATTTGTTTCTCTGTTAATGTTTTATAGATGTAGTAG CAAAGATCCAGGATATATAAAAAGACCCGGAGAGTTGGGCAATCCTACCAATACAGAG GATCCTTTGTTGAGCATTGATCTCAACAATTCTTCAGTGTGGGTGGGGAATTGGTCACAACTATGCCCTACATGCAAG ATAATTAGACCCGTTCGTTCGAAGCACTGTCCTACTTGTAATCGATGTGTGGAACAGTTTGACCATCACTGTCCGTGGATATCTAATTGTGTGGGGAAG AGGAATAAACgggatttttttgttttcatctgCTTGGGAACTTTGACATCATTCCTTTCTGGCTATATTGCCATACAAA GAATATTCACAGTGCCTTCAGCAGTGCCAACTGGAGAAACTTGGTTTCATCATGCGGTGGTTCATTATCCTGGAATCATTACGTTTCTTTTTCTGGATGCTATTATATTTATTGCTGCCACAACTTTGACCGTAGCTCAGGCATCTCAG ATAGCACGAAATATCACCACTAATGAACTGTCAAATGCCATTCGCTATGGTTATCTTCGCGGTCCAGATGGGAAATTTCGGAATCCATATAATCATGGATGTCGAAAGAATTGCTCTGATTTCCTAATTCAAGGCCATACAGACGACGAGATTGCTTGGCCTCCATTACAACGTGCCGTCAGTTAG
- the LOC101207157 gene encoding soluble inorganic pyrophosphatase 6, chloroplastic — MAAARVLANATTTSAASSFFSKTSFLPNHTLPFTSNFISLSRTLPSSRKSFSCRALYLPEVKIKEEGQPETLDYRVFFTDQSGKKVSPWHDVPLHLGDGVFNFIVEIPKETSAKMEVATDEPFTPIKQDTKKGKLRYYPYNINWNYGLLPQTWEDPSFANSEVDGAFGDNDPVDVVEIGESDRKIGQILKVKPLAALAMIDEGELDWKIVAISLDDPKASLVNDIDDVEKHFPGTLTAIRDWFRDYKIPDGKPANKFGLGNKPANKDYALKVIEETNKSWANLVKRSIPSGELSLV; from the exons ATGGCCGCCGCAAGAGTCTTAGCCAATGCCACCACTACCTCCGCCGCctcctctttcttctccaaGACCTCCTTTCTCCCCAACCACACCCTCCCATtcacttccaatttcatttccctctcCAGAACACTCCCCTCCTCCAGAAAATCATTCTCCTGCAGAGCCTTGTATCTCCCCGAGGTCAAGATCAAGGAGGAAGGCCAGCCTGAAACCCTCGATTATCGCGTCTTCTTCACTGACCAGTCCGGCAAAAAg GTCTCCCCTTGGCATGATGTACCACTGCATTTGGGGGATGGTGTTTTCAACTTCATTGTTGAAATTCCTAAAGAAACCAGCGCAAAGATGGAGGTTGCAACCGATGAGCCGTTCACTCCTATAAAGCAAGATACCAAAAAGGGGAAGCTTCGATATTACCC CTACAATATCAACTGGAATTACGGATTGCTTCCACAAACATGGGAAGACCCATCCTTTGCTAACTCTGAAGTTGATGGTGCCTTTGGAGACAATGATCCCG ttgATGTCGTTGAAATTGGTGAAAGTGATCGGAAGATAGGCCAGATTTTGAAAGTGAAACCGCTGGCTGCTTTAGCTATGATTGATGAAGGGGAACTTGACTGGAAAATAGTTGCAATTTCACTTGATGATCCTAAAGCTTCACTAGTGAATGATATAGATGATGTCGAGAAACATTTCCCg GGAACTTTAACTGCTATTAGGGACTGGTTTAGAGACTACAAGATCCCCGATGGAAAACCTGCTAACAAATTTGGTCTGGGAAACAAGCCTGCAAACAAG GATTATGCCCTTAAAGTTATTGAAGAGACCAACAAATCTTGGGCCAATCTTGTTAAGAGATCAATTCCTTCCGGCGAGCTATCTCTTGTATAG
- the LOC101207399 gene encoding glutamate-1-semialdehyde 2,1-aminomutase 2, chloroplastic, translating into MAGSFAGSVGIGLPCSTKLSHTTTSRSFRFSRVKMAVTLDEKKKFTLKKSEEAFNAAKELMPGGVNSPVRAFKSVGGQPIIIDSVKGSHMWDIDGNEYVDYVGSWGPAIIGHADDEVLAALAETMKKGTSFGAPCLLENVLAEMVISAVPSIEMVRFVNSGTEACMGVLRLARAFTGKEKLIKFEGCYHGHADPFLVKAGSGVATLGLPDSPGVPKAATYETLTAPFNDISAVESIFNANKGEIAAIILEPVVGNSGFIAPKPDFLNAIRKLTKENDALLIFDEVMTGFRLSYGGAQEYFGITPDLTTLGKIIGGGLPVGAYGGRREIMEMVAPAGPMYQAGTLSGNPLAMTAGIHTLKRLKEPGTYEYLDKITSELVEGLVAAGKKAGHAICGGYINGMFGFFFTDGPVYNFEDAKKSDTAKFGRFYRGMLEQGVYFAPSQFEAGFTSLAHTSEDIQHTIAAAEKVFKQI; encoded by the exons atgGCTGGCTCTTTTGCTGGGTCAGTTGGAATTGGTCTTCCATGCTCAACAAAACTCTCTCACACAACAACTTCACGATCCTTTCGTTTTTCTCGTGTCAAAATGGCTGTCACTCTCgatgagaagaagaagttcACTCTCAAGAAATCTGAAGAAGCTTTCAATGCTGCCAAG GAGCTAATGCCTGGTGGAGTGAATTCCCCTGTTCGTGCCTTCAAATCTGTTGGTGGACAACCCATAATTATCGATTCTGTGAAGGGCTCTCATATGTGGGATATTGATGGTAATGAATATGTTGATTATGTGGGTTCTTGGGGACCGGCGATTATTGGCCATGCTGATGATGAG GTACTCGCAGCCTTGGCTGAAACAATGAAGAAGGGAACCAGCTTTGGCGCCCCATGCCTTTTGGAAAATGTTTTAGCTGAGATGGTGATATCTGCTGTTCCAAGTATAGAAATGGTTCGGTTTGTTAACTCTGGTACAGAAGCATGCATGGGTGTTCTCCGGCTTGCTCGTGCTTTTACTGGCAAGGAGAAACTCATCAAATTTGAGGGATGCTACCATGGACATGCTGATCCGTTCCTTGTCAAGGCTGGTAGTGGAGTGGCAACATTGGGCCTTCCTGATTCTCCTGGTGTTCCCAAAGCAGCTACCTACGAAACTCTTACTGCCCCCTTCAATGATATATCAGCTGTAGAATCCATTTTCAATGCCAATAAAGGAGAGATTGCTGCAATTATTCTTGAGCCAGTTGTTGGAAATTCTGGCTTCATTGCTCCAAAACCCGATTTTCTAAATGCCATACGGAAACTTACCAAGGAAAATGACGCTCTCCTCATCTTCGACGAGGTCATGACTGGATTCCGATTGTCTTACGGTGGAGCTCAGGAGTATTTCGGAATAACACCCGACTTAACAACACTCGGGAAAATCATTGGTGGAGGTCTCCCTGTCGGTGCATACGGAGGGCGAAGAGAGATCATGGAAATGGTGGCACCAGCAGGACCAATGTACCAGGCAGGTACCTTGAGCGGTAACCCATTAGCAATGACTGCAGGGATACACACACTAAAGCGATTGAAAGAACCAGGAACCTACGAATATCTAGACAAGATCACGAGTGAACTTGTTGAAGGGTTGGTGGCTGCTGGGAAGAAGGCTGGGCATGCCATATGTGGAGGATACATAAATGGGATGTTTGGGTTTTTCTTTACTGATGGCCCAGTTTATAACTTTGAAGATGCTAAAAAGAGTGACACTGCCAAATTTGGTAGGTTTTACAGGGGAATGTTGGAGCAAGGTGTATACTTTGCCCCTTCACAATTTGAGGCAGGGTTTACCAGCTTGGCACATACTTCTGAGGATATTCAACATACTATAGCAGCAGCTGAGAAGGTTTTCAAGCAAATTTAG
- the LOC101207647 gene encoding probable sphingolipid transporter spinster homolog 2 — protein sequence MSKKEESAERLEGSNPSVMTSVNEASNPSWFTPLRLLIIFCVIHLINYMDRGAMASNGVNGHRTICTPDGTCTPGSGIQGQFNLSNFEDGVLSSAFMVGLLLACPIFASLAKRANPFRLIGVGLSVWTVAVVGCGFSVNFWSIAVCRMIVGVGEASFISLAAPFIDDNAPVEKKAGWLGIFYMCIPTGYAIGYLYGGFVGQHFGWRYAFWGEAILMVSFAVLGFIIKPLKLKGFAPPETTNAPIPVDATASSVKDDLQAKVGVSPKDFQEAENSSNSVLSEVLRFLKDMKALLVNMVFVVNVLGYVAYNFVMGAYSYWGPKAGYSIYQMKNADMIFGGITVVGGIVGSLAGGYILDCLNNTISNAFKLLSTAILIGAAFFFGSFCFKSMYGFLVLFSIGEVLAFSIQGPVNFICLHCVTPNLRPLSMAISTVSIHIFGDVPSAPLVGILQDHINNWRTTSLILTGFLVPAAIIWFIGVFLHSEDKSNEDCEKQVVPNRPTAGSALEAEKVQQTNKASAEA from the exons ATGTCTAAGAAGGAAGAGTCAGCTGAACGTTTAGAGGGGAGTAATCCGTCCGTTATGACCTCTGTTAATGAAGCTTCTAACCCTTCTTGGTTTACGCCATTGAG ATTGCTTATTATATTTTGCGTCATCCACCTGATAAATTATATGGATAGAGGGGCCATGGCAAGCAATGGCGTCAATGGGCACCGGACAATTTGCACACCTGATGGTACATGTACACCTGGTTCTGGAATACA GGGGCAATTTAACTTGAGCAATTTTGAAGATGGAGTTTTATCCTCTGCTTTTATGGTTGGACTTCTTCTGGCTTGTCCGATATTTGCATCGTTGGCAAAGAG GGCAAATCCATTTAGACTTATTGGTGTTGGATTATCTGTTTGGACTGTGGCAGTAGTTGGCTGTGGTTTTTCAGTTAATTTCTGGTCTATTGCTGTATGCCGCAT GATTGTTGGTGTTGGTGAAGCTTCATTCATAAGTCTTGCTGCGCCGTTCATTGATGATAATGCACCAGTTGAAaag AAAGCGGGTTGGCTTGGAATATTCTACATGTGTATTCCAACTGGCTATGCAATTGGTTATCTTTACGGTGGATTT gTTGGTCAACATTTTGGATGGCGCTATGCATTTTGGGGAGAGGCAATATTGATGGTTTCATTTGCAGTTCTTGGTTTTATTATAAAACCCTTGAAACTGAAGG GTTTTGCTCCCCCAGAGACAACTAATGCACCAATACCGGTAGATGCAACTGCGTCCTCGGTTAAAG ATGACCTCCAAGCTAAAGTTGGAGTATCGCCAAAGGATTTCCAAGAGGCAGAAAATTCTTCCAA TTCTGTTCTTAGTGAAGTATTGCGATTTTTGAAAGATATGAAAGCGCTTTTGGTCAATATGGTTTTTGTCGTCAATGTTCTTG GTTATGTGGCATATAATTTTGTCATGGGCGCATACTCATATTGGGGTCCAAAAGCTGGCTACAGTATTTATCAGATG AAAAATGCAGATATGATATTTGGAGGGATTACAGTTGTGGGTGGAATCGTTGGATCTCTAGCCGGAGGTTATATTTTGGATTGCCTAAACAACACCATCTCCAATGCTTTTAAG CTTCTTTCTACGGCAATACTCATCGGCGCAGCATTTTTCTTTGGTTCCTTTTGCTTCAAAAGCATGTATGGCTTCTTGGTTCTTTTCTCAATCGGTGAAGTACTAGCATTTTCCATTCag GGTCCGGTAAATTTCATATGCCTACACTGTGTGACGCCTAATCTAAGGCCTCTTTCTATGGCTATTTCCACTGTTTCAATCCACATTTTTGGAGATGTACCATCCGCACCTCTTGTTGGAATTCTCCAG GACCATATTAACAACTGGAGGACGACGTCTCTAATTCTTACAGGATTTCTCGTCCCTGCTGCCATTATATGGTTCATAG GAGTGTTTCTTCACAGTGAAGATAAAAGTAATGAAGATTGTGAGAAGCAAGTCGTGCCGAATAGACCGACTGCAGGTTCTGCGCTCGAAGCGGAGAAAGTACAGCAAACAAACAAAGCTTCTGCTGAAGCTTAA